The Sporosarcina ureae genome includes a region encoding these proteins:
- a CDS encoding SDR family NAD(P)-dependent oxidoreductase, producing the protein MKLDKKVAIITGGAGGIGLGIATAFAKEGAIVAIVDLNKEAGDAAIEKLQKISPQSIFLQADLTARTELPSIVEQVVTKLGRLDILVNNAHASRMKSIEEMTQEDIDLSFNTGFYPTLYLMQAALPHLKESKGTVINFSSGAGLNGDVNQGSYAAAKEAIRGITRVAANEWGQYGITCNLISPIAKTPGIEHWGKKNPESYQAILAKNPLGRLGDPEKDIGRTAVFLASEDASYITGQTIMVDGGSIKLR; encoded by the coding sequence ATGAAATTAGACAAAAAAGTTGCAATCATCACGGGTGGGGCTGGCGGCATCGGATTAGGTATCGCTACAGCCTTCGCGAAAGAAGGTGCGATCGTTGCGATCGTCGATTTAAACAAAGAAGCAGGCGATGCAGCGATTGAAAAATTGCAGAAAATCTCTCCGCAATCGATTTTTCTTCAAGCGGATTTAACTGCTCGAACAGAATTACCTTCTATTGTCGAGCAAGTCGTAACGAAGCTCGGAAGGTTGGATATTTTAGTAAATAACGCTCATGCTTCACGTATGAAATCTATTGAAGAGATGACGCAAGAAGACATAGACCTTTCGTTCAATACAGGATTTTATCCAACGCTTTACTTGATGCAAGCTGCACTGCCACACTTGAAAGAGTCAAAAGGCACCGTGATCAACTTCTCATCCGGCGCAGGATTAAATGGTGATGTGAATCAAGGTTCATACGCTGCGGCAAAAGAAGCCATTCGCGGGATCACAAGAGTAGCGGCAAATGAATGGGGCCAATACGGCATTACGTGTAACCTGATTTCACCAATTGCTAAAACACCTGGCATCGAGCATTGGGGAAAAAAGAATCCCGAATCGTATCAAGCGATTCTTGCGAAAAACCCACTCGGCCGCTTGGGCGATCCAGAAAAAGATATCGGCCGCACAGCAGTTTTTCTAGCGAGCGAAGACGCTTCTTACATCACGGGTCAAACCATAATGGTAGACGGTGGGTCTATTAAATTACGATGA
- a CDS encoding EAL domain-containing protein yields the protein MPCKGCVVREMDYEVSFENCKQTALFESVEDHLKRAEMLVNQESYTFHVKEQGIKELYDFCVDHAVEIDSIQFRLDQTDWRPFSEVMQVVDMQWIDQVIQNEQLASHYQPIVTPELEIYAYELLARFYHQDGRVIYPNEIFSAAKERGRLYALDRVCRLTAVRYAQQITQKAFINFIPTAIYSPEFCLRSTIHLAKELEIDPYRLIFEVVESEKVEDMGHLKTILEYYHSKGFEYALDDVGEGYNTVEVLSFLRPNYMKLDIKYVQGVATDLAKQHIAAEFLEKALAVDSIPLAEGIETVEDFEWLKANGYQLFQGYLFGKPSAVPQVEIFI from the coding sequence ATGCCTTGCAAAGGTTGTGTTGTCCGTGAGATGGATTATGAAGTCTCATTTGAAAATTGTAAACAAACAGCATTGTTCGAATCAGTAGAAGATCATTTGAAACGAGCCGAGATGCTGGTGAACCAGGAAAGTTATACATTTCATGTGAAAGAACAAGGGATAAAAGAATTATACGACTTTTGCGTCGATCATGCAGTAGAAATAGATTCCATTCAGTTTCGTCTCGATCAAACCGACTGGCGGCCGTTCTCGGAAGTCATGCAAGTAGTCGACATGCAATGGATTGACCAAGTCATTCAAAACGAACAATTGGCGAGCCATTATCAGCCTATTGTTACACCCGAGCTCGAGATTTATGCCTATGAATTGCTTGCGCGCTTTTATCATCAAGACGGTAGAGTGATTTATCCAAATGAAATTTTCTCCGCAGCAAAAGAGCGCGGTAGATTATATGCTCTTGACAGAGTGTGTCGTCTAACGGCAGTTCGCTACGCACAACAGATTACGCAAAAAGCATTTATTAATTTCATTCCAACCGCTATCTATTCGCCGGAGTTTTGCTTGCGCTCGACGATTCATTTGGCGAAGGAATTGGAAATTGATCCATATCGTTTGATTTTCGAAGTTGTGGAGTCGGAAAAAGTGGAAGACATGGGCCATTTAAAAACGATTTTGGAGTACTATCATTCAAAAGGATTCGAGTATGCGCTTGATGATGTCGGGGAAGGCTATAACACAGTTGAAGTCCTCTCATTCCTTCGTCCGAACTACATGAAGCTCGATATCAAGTATGTACAAGGTGTCGCGACTGATCTTGCTAAGCAACATATCGCAGCAGAGTTTCTTGAAAAAGCGTTGGCGGTGGATTCGATTCCTTTAGCAGAGGGTATAGAGACGGTAGAAGATTTTGAGTGGTTGAAAGCGAATGGGTATCAGTTGTTCCAAGGCTATTTATTCGGCAAACCGTCGGCAGTTCCACAAGTTGAAATTTTCATATAA
- a CDS encoding DUF948 domain-containing protein — protein MLLYISAIVAVAALVVIAIAIIKTAKAVKEAMTDVKETMKRVELKVGGITDKADQLMTQTNQIADDANAKLQSVDGLAASAKELRESTQYVQNSIAKMADQVSAPPGKYAKLMEQTTALSEVASKMFYKMKQNNGER, from the coding sequence GTGCTCTTGTATATTAGTGCCATAGTCGCCGTTGCGGCTTTAGTGGTTATCGCAATTGCTATTATTAAAACAGCCAAAGCGGTCAAAGAAGCAATGACAGATGTAAAAGAAACGATGAAACGTGTGGAACTGAAAGTGGGCGGTATCACAGATAAAGCGGATCAGCTCATGACGCAGACAAACCAAATTGCGGATGATGCGAATGCAAAACTGCAATCGGTTGACGGATTGGCGGCTTCAGCGAAAGAACTTCGCGAATCCACCCAGTACGTGCAAAACTCTATCGCTAAAATGGCAGATCAAGTATCAGCGCCTCCTGGCAAATACGCCAAGCTGATGGAGCAAACGACTGCATTGTCTGAAGTAGCGTCAAAAATGTTCTACAAGATGAAGCAGAATAACGGAGAGAGGTGA
- a CDS encoding DUF948 domain-containing protein, which translates to MDWVLGIGVLLIGIALIIVAIVLIKPLGKLTEVLESVKKTTDTLPSTVAEVTGQTQQILHTTNDTISNVNKQIYEVTPVFQIVGDVGEASREVTTAALDTTIRFKDRVGNAGEFVREKEYKGLYGVATLAFYLMQQRKELKKMRP; encoded by the coding sequence ATGGATTGGGTACTAGGAATAGGCGTATTGCTCATCGGCATCGCGCTAATTATTGTCGCAATCGTGTTAATTAAACCACTTGGAAAATTGACCGAAGTATTGGAAAGTGTCAAGAAGACGACCGATACCCTGCCGTCAACGGTAGCAGAAGTTACGGGTCAGACACAGCAAATTCTGCATACGACGAATGATACGATCAGTAATGTAAACAAACAGATTTATGAAGTGACACCGGTCTTCCAGATTGTCGGGGATGTTGGTGAGGCTTCACGCGAAGTAACGACTGCCGCACTCGATACGACGATTCGTTTTAAAGATCGTGTAGGGAATGCAGGCGAGTTTGTTCGCGAAAAAGAGTATAAAGGGTTATATGGAGTCGCTACGTTGGCATTTTATTTGATGCAGCAACGTAAAGAGCTGAAGAAGATGCGACCTTAA